In one Brevibacillus composti genomic region, the following are encoded:
- the pdhA gene encoding pyruvate dehydrogenase (acetyl-transferring) E1 component subunit alpha yields MSVTTAVEQTGNNTPLQILAPDGTVVRPDLMPKLSDDELRELMRKMVFTRVWDQRAISLNRQGRLGFYAPVAGQEAAMIGSQSALAKEDFILPSYRDIPQMVWHGFPMYKAFLYSRGHIEGGRIPEDVNVLMPQIIIAAQCTQATGVAMGYKLRGEKRVAINYFGDGATSQGDFYEGMNFAGVYKLPVIFFSQNNGYAISVPFEKQTAAENVAVKAKAAGIASARVDGMDVLAVYHVVQEARQRGIDGEGATLIEAMTYRYGPHTMAGDDPTRYRTGEEQSEWEQKDPLIRFRKFLENKGLWSEKDEEAVIEEAKQAVADAIKKADEAPKMKVSELIDVMFETLPPELEEQKAEYLAKESK; encoded by the coding sequence ATGAGCGTTACCACTGCTGTAGAACAAACGGGCAACAACACGCCGCTGCAAATTCTTGCTCCGGACGGCACTGTTGTTCGTCCTGATCTCATGCCAAAGCTGTCCGATGATGAACTGCGCGAATTGATGCGCAAAATGGTCTTTACCCGCGTGTGGGACCAGCGTGCCATCAGCTTGAACCGTCAAGGCCGCCTGGGCTTCTATGCGCCGGTTGCGGGACAGGAAGCGGCGATGATCGGTTCCCAGTCTGCATTGGCCAAAGAAGATTTCATTCTGCCGAGCTACCGCGACATCCCGCAAATGGTTTGGCACGGTTTCCCGATGTACAAAGCATTCCTCTACTCCCGCGGCCATATCGAAGGCGGACGCATCCCGGAGGATGTCAATGTGCTGATGCCGCAAATCATCATCGCGGCCCAATGTACGCAAGCGACAGGGGTAGCGATGGGCTACAAGCTGCGCGGAGAAAAGCGCGTCGCGATCAACTACTTCGGTGACGGCGCGACCTCCCAAGGGGATTTCTACGAGGGCATGAACTTTGCCGGCGTATACAAGCTGCCGGTCATCTTCTTCTCGCAAAACAACGGCTACGCGATTTCCGTTCCGTTTGAAAAGCAGACCGCTGCCGAAAACGTTGCCGTCAAAGCAAAAGCGGCCGGCATTGCCAGCGCGCGCGTAGACGGTATGGACGTTCTGGCTGTTTACCACGTGGTACAGGAAGCCAGACAGCGCGGAATCGACGGCGAAGGCGCTACTCTGATCGAAGCCATGACCTACCGCTACGGACCGCACACCATGGCTGGCGACGACCCGACGCGCTACCGCACAGGCGAAGAGCAGAGCGAGTGGGAGCAAAAAGACCCGCTGATTCGTTTCCGCAAGTTCCTGGAAAACAAGGGCCTCTGGAGCGAAAAAGACGAAGAAGCAGTTATTGAAGAAGCAAAACAAGCGGTTGCGGATGCCATCAAAAAGGCAGACGAAGCACCGAAGATGAAAGTCAGCGAACTGATTGATGTGATGTTCGAAACACTGCCGCCTGAATTGGAAGAGCAAAAGGCGGAATATCTGGCGAAGGAGTCGAAGTAA
- a CDS encoding alpha-ketoacid dehydrogenase subunit beta gives MAQMTMVQAITDALRVELKRDETVLVFGEDVGKNGGVFRATEGLQAEFGEQRVFDTPLAESGIGGLAVGLSVNGFRPVAEIQFFGFVFETFDAIASQASRMRYRSGGRYHSPVTFRSPFGGGVKTPELHADSLEGLILQTPGVKVVIPSNPYDAKGLLISAIRDNDPVVFLEHMKLYRSFRQEVPEGEYTIPLGKANVVKEGSDVTIITYGAMVHTSLKAAEELEKARGAKVEVIDLRTINPIDIETIVESVKKTNRAIVVQEAQKTSGVAAEIIAQINERAILHLEAPVLRITAPDTVYPFAQAEDIWLPDVKRVVDGLTRVLDF, from the coding sequence ATGGCACAAATGACAATGGTTCAAGCCATTACGGATGCATTGCGCGTCGAACTCAAGCGCGACGAAACCGTTCTCGTCTTCGGTGAAGACGTGGGTAAAAACGGCGGGGTATTCCGTGCGACAGAAGGCTTGCAGGCAGAATTTGGCGAGCAGCGCGTATTTGACACGCCGCTTGCGGAATCCGGAATCGGCGGTCTGGCTGTGGGTCTCTCCGTCAACGGCTTCCGTCCTGTAGCGGAAATTCAGTTCTTTGGATTCGTATTTGAAACCTTCGATGCAATCGCTTCCCAAGCGTCCCGCATGCGCTACCGTTCCGGCGGACGCTACCACAGCCCGGTTACCTTCCGCTCTCCATTCGGGGGCGGGGTAAAAACGCCGGAGCTGCATGCAGACTCTCTCGAAGGTCTGATCTTGCAAACGCCAGGGGTAAAAGTAGTTATCCCGTCCAACCCTTACGATGCGAAAGGACTCTTGATCTCCGCGATCCGCGACAATGATCCGGTTGTTTTCCTGGAGCATATGAAGCTGTACCGTTCGTTCCGCCAAGAAGTGCCGGAGGGCGAGTACACCATCCCGCTCGGCAAAGCCAACGTGGTGAAAGAGGGCAGTGATGTTACCATCATCACCTACGGCGCAATGGTTCATACCAGCCTGAAAGCGGCAGAAGAGCTGGAAAAAGCCCGCGGTGCGAAGGTAGAAGTCATCGACCTGCGGACCATCAATCCGATCGACATCGAGACGATCGTGGAATCCGTGAAGAAGACAAACCGTGCGATCGTAGTCCAAGAAGCGCAAAAAACATCCGGCGTCGCTGCCGAAATCATCGCTCAAATCAATGAACGCGCGATTCTTCACCTGGAAGCGCCTGTACTCCGCATCACCGCTCCGGATACCGTCTATCCGTTTGCGCAAGCGGAAGACATCTGGCTGCCTGACGTGAAGCGCGTCGTAGACGGTCTTACCCGCGTACTCGATTTCTAA
- a CDS encoding dihydrolipoamide acetyltransferase family protein, with protein sequence MSRFTFRLPELGEGIHEGEIVKWHVKPGDTVEEDQVIMEVQNDKAVVEVPSPVKGKVLELKVTEGTVSVVGDPLIEFEVEGEIPNLPDHGHGDSQPAEPAAEEKMEPGCDIGSQVSANANQALDTPLAQATATAPAAAPIERKHVLATPSVRKYAREKGVQLANVPGTGKLGRITREDIDRFLAGGAAAPAVQAAAAPAAQAASTTAPAAAPEAQEATGVEQAAATPTVHYAAQAFEVEERVPLKGIRKAIAKAMVKSAYTAPHVTIFDEVDVTALVAMRKDAKPLAEDRGVKLTYLPFIVKAVVAGLKKFPELNASIDDEKQEIVYKKYYNIGIATSTDQGLLVPVVKAAERKSIFEIAGEITELAVKARDRKASADELKGSTFSITNIGSAGGMFFTPIINYPEVAILGVGRISEKPVVKNGEIVVGQVLSLSLSFDHRLVDGEPAQRFINYVKQLLENPTLLVMEG encoded by the coding sequence GTGAGTCGTTTTACATTCAGACTCCCGGAGCTTGGCGAGGGCATCCATGAAGGCGAAATCGTCAAATGGCATGTAAAGCCGGGGGATACCGTAGAAGAAGACCAAGTCATTATGGAAGTGCAAAATGACAAAGCAGTAGTGGAAGTTCCGTCTCCTGTAAAAGGGAAAGTGCTCGAGCTGAAAGTGACAGAAGGAACGGTCTCTGTCGTGGGAGATCCGCTCATCGAGTTCGAAGTGGAAGGCGAGATTCCGAATCTGCCGGACCATGGCCATGGCGACAGCCAGCCAGCGGAGCCTGCGGCTGAAGAGAAAATGGAACCGGGCTGCGACATCGGTTCGCAAGTGAGCGCCAATGCCAATCAGGCCCTCGACACGCCGCTTGCCCAAGCGACGGCAACCGCTCCTGCAGCCGCACCGATCGAGCGCAAACACGTACTGGCTACGCCATCCGTGCGCAAATACGCTCGCGAAAAAGGCGTGCAGCTGGCAAATGTGCCGGGCACAGGGAAACTGGGCCGCATCACCCGTGAAGATATTGACCGTTTCCTCGCTGGCGGCGCAGCAGCTCCTGCAGTACAGGCAGCAGCGGCACCTGCAGCACAGGCAGCATCAACAACCGCTCCTGCAGCAGCTCCAGAAGCGCAAGAGGCGACGGGCGTGGAGCAAGCGGCGGCGACCCCGACCGTTCACTACGCTGCACAAGCATTCGAAGTGGAAGAGCGCGTGCCGCTGAAAGGCATCCGAAAAGCGATCGCCAAAGCGATGGTCAAATCCGCGTACACCGCTCCGCATGTGACGATTTTCGACGAAGTGGACGTGACCGCTCTGGTCGCCATGCGCAAAGACGCAAAGCCGCTGGCGGAAGATCGCGGCGTGAAGCTGACCTATCTGCCGTTTATCGTGAAGGCCGTCGTGGCGGGTCTGAAAAAATTCCCGGAACTGAACGCGTCCATCGACGACGAAAAACAAGAAATTGTGTACAAAAAATACTATAACATCGGGATTGCCACTTCGACCGACCAAGGTCTGCTCGTGCCGGTCGTCAAAGCAGCCGAGCGCAAGTCCATTTTTGAGATCGCCGGAGAAATCACGGAACTGGCAGTCAAAGCGCGCGATCGCAAAGCATCGGCCGATGAGCTGAAAGGCTCTACCTTCAGCATTACCAATATCGGATCTGCAGGCGGCATGTTCTTTACGCCGATCATCAACTATCCGGAAGTAGCGATCCTCGGTGTAGGCCGGATCAGCGAAAAGCCGGTCGTGAAAAACGGAGAAATCGTAGTTGGCCAAGTGCTGTCGCTTTCTCTCAGCTTTGACCACCGTCTGGTTGACGGCGAACCTGCACAGCGATTCATCAACTACGTGAAGCAGTTGCTGGAAAACCCGACGCTGCTCGTCATGGAGGGATAA